Proteins found in one Seonamhaeicola sp. S2-3 genomic segment:
- a CDS encoding RNA polymerase sigma factor has product MEINNAIKRAKENDQKAFNYLLDTFWDDVYGFQLKRVENESDAEDITIQTFSRAFDRIETFDNKYKFKTWLITISKNIHIDLLRKEKKSISQVVSNEEDSILQILDESPSIEDKLITEQHLAKLLRDIKKLKPHYQKVIHLRYFQELSYKEISNELNEPINNVKVKLLRAKKLLAEIIQKS; this is encoded by the coding sequence TTGGAAATAAATAATGCTATTAAACGCGCAAAAGAAAATGACCAAAAAGCGTTTAATTACCTACTAGATACCTTTTGGGATGATGTTTACGGCTTTCAATTAAAACGTGTGGAAAACGAAAGTGATGCCGAGGATATTACAATTCAAACTTTTTCTAGAGCTTTTGATAGAATTGAAACTTTTGATAATAAATATAAATTTAAAACGTGGCTAATAACCATTTCTAAAAACATTCATATTGATTTATTACGAAAAGAAAAAAAATCTATTTCTCAAGTAGTTTCAAATGAAGAAGACTCTATTCTTCAAATTTTAGATGAATCGCCTTCTATTGAAGATAAATTAATTACAGAACAACATTTAGCCAAATTACTTAGAGATATAAAAAAATTAAAACCACATTATCAAAAAGTAATTCATCTGCGTTATTTTCAAGAGTTAAGTTATAAAGAAATATCAAATGAATTAAATGAACCTATTAACAATGTTAAGGTTAAATTACTAAGAGCTAAAAAGTTATTGGCAGAAATTATTCAAAAATCTTAG
- a CDS encoding glycosyltransferase: MSLLDFIYYTFISVVCIQVIIYFFLFGKFSFSKQKKESVKKIPISVIICAKNEAENLKNFLPFVINQDYPNFEIVLINDASTDDTLEVMKTFKKQSNNIKIVDVKNVEAFWGNKKYALTLGIKASTNEFLLFTDADCKPISKYWISEMASHFNNKSIVLGYGAYSKIKKSLLNKLVRFETLVTAIQYFSFAKLGIAYMGVGRNLAYTKKEFFKANGFINHIQIKSGDDDLFVNQIATKNNTATCYSEPSFTISNPKTTLKDWYKQKRRHISTANHYKLKHKALLTLIYCTQFLFWLLAFILIATLYNWQIVLTLFILKITVQYVIYGLSAKKLNEKDVLWLLPFLEVFLIITQLTIFINNLISKPNHWK; this comes from the coding sequence ATGAGTTTACTTGATTTTATTTACTATACATTTATTAGTGTAGTTTGTATTCAAGTTATTATTTACTTTTTTTTATTCGGTAAATTTTCATTCTCTAAGCAAAAAAAAGAATCTGTAAAAAAGATTCCTATTTCAGTTATAATTTGTGCTAAAAATGAAGCTGAAAATTTAAAAAACTTTTTACCTTTTGTAATCAATCAAGATTATCCAAATTTTGAAATAGTTCTCATTAATGATGCTTCAACAGATGATACTCTAGAAGTAATGAAGACTTTCAAAAAACAGAGCAACAATATTAAAATTGTTGACGTAAAAAATGTAGAAGCCTTTTGGGGTAATAAAAAGTACGCTTTAACACTTGGTATAAAAGCCTCGACTAACGAGTTTCTTTTATTTACAGATGCCGATTGTAAACCCATTTCAAAATACTGGATTAGTGAAATGGCGTCACATTTTAATAATAAGAGCATTGTTTTAGGGTATGGCGCTTATTCAAAAATAAAAAAATCTTTACTAAATAAACTGGTTAGGTTTGAAACATTGGTTACTGCAATTCAATATTTTTCATTTGCAAAACTAGGTATAGCTTATATGGGAGTTGGTAGAAATTTAGCCTACACTAAAAAAGAATTTTTTAAGGCTAATGGCTTTATAAATCACATTCAAATAAAATCTGGTGATGATGATTTGTTTGTAAATCAAATTGCTACAAAAAATAATACTGCCACTTGTTATTCAGAACCAAGTTTTACTATCTCTAATCCTAAAACCACTCTAAAAGATTGGTATAAACAAAAAAGAAGACACATTTCTACAGCAAATCATTACAAACTAAAACATAAAGCTTTATTAACACTTATTTACTGTACACAATTTTTATTTTGGCTTTTAGCGTTTATACTAATTGCAACACTTTATAATTGGCAAATAGTACTAACCCTATTTATTTTAAAAATAACCGTACAATATGTAATTTACGGATTATCAGCTAAAAAACTAAACGAAAAAGATGTGCTTTGGCTACTCCCTTTTCTAGAAGTTTTTTTAATTATTACACAATTAACTATATTTATAAACAATCTTATTTCAAAACCTAACCATTGGAAATAA
- a CDS encoding membrane or secreted protein: MKLFLITVAILGLAIAGIAIKIWAKKDGKFSGTCASQNPMLNKNGEACGFCGKTPDQFADCNEPQHS; encoded by the coding sequence ATGAAACTTTTTTTAATCACCGTAGCAATATTAGGGTTAGCCATAGCAGGAATTGCCATTAAAATTTGGGCAAAAAAAGACGGTAAATTTTCAGGAACATGTGCTAGCCAAAACCCCATGTTAAACAAAAATGGAGAAGCCTGTGGCTTTTGTGGTAAAACACCAGATCAATTTGCCGATTGTAATGAACCTCAACACTCATAA
- a CDS encoding transposase → MSGKRLQRHYKDHLSDFKQWEHKSHAKQWLVFPENLGSYLSIDETALSKGELYTIITNKKAKGKKGALVGIFHGTKVEPIIEQLLKIPAKKRAKVKEITLDMANSMKTISTKCFPKAIQVTDRFHVQKLAIEALQDLRIKYRWEALDQENEQIKLSRAADKEFKPVTFSNGDSSKQLLARSRYLLYKSPDKWTPNQKERGQILFNEYPELKKAYGLVQGLRNIFNQAIDIKVAYTKLAHWYKDVEESGFKSFQTVANSITLNYRSVLNYFINRSTNASAESFNAKVKAFRSQFRGVRNTEYFLYRLIKLYS, encoded by the coding sequence ATGTCCGGAAAAAGGCTTCAAAGACATTATAAGGATCACTTAAGTGATTTTAAGCAATGGGAGCATAAGAGTCATGCTAAACAGTGGCTTGTTTTCCCTGAAAACTTAGGTTCTTATTTATCCATTGATGAGACAGCGCTGTCCAAGGGAGAGCTCTATACCATCATTACCAATAAGAAGGCCAAAGGAAAGAAAGGGGCTTTAGTTGGGATATTCCACGGAACTAAAGTGGAGCCTATTATCGAACAACTCTTGAAGATCCCAGCAAAAAAGCGTGCTAAAGTGAAAGAGATTACCTTAGACATGGCTAACTCTATGAAAACAATCTCCACTAAATGTTTCCCGAAAGCCATCCAAGTAACAGACAGGTTCCATGTACAGAAGCTGGCAATAGAGGCGCTCCAAGATCTTCGTATCAAATACCGATGGGAAGCTTTGGATCAAGAAAATGAACAGATAAAGCTATCTAGAGCTGCCGACAAAGAATTTAAACCTGTAACTTTTTCTAATGGTGATAGCTCAAAACAACTCCTGGCCAGGAGTAGATATCTACTGTATAAATCCCCAGATAAATGGACTCCAAATCAGAAAGAGAGGGGACAGATATTGTTTAATGAATACCCAGAATTAAAGAAAGCTTATGGACTTGTTCAAGGCTTGAGGAATATTTTTAACCAAGCCATAGATATTAAAGTAGCTTACACCAAACTAGCCCACTGGTACAAAGATGTAGAGGAGTCAGGATTTAAGAGCTTCCAAACGGTAGCCAATAGTATTACTTTAAATTACCGCTCTGTACTCAACTATTTTATAAACAGAAGTACTAATGCTTCAGCTGAATCCTTTAATGCCAAAGTAAAGGCTTTTAGATCTCAATTTAGGGGAGTCAGGAATACGGAATACTTCTTATATCGCTTGATTAAATTATATTCTTAA
- a CDS encoding anti-sigma factor, which translates to MNEKITTFLNSGLLEKYLIGETTSAETEMVESYISKFPEVQNTYDTLQQNLEIVAKSNAVEAPKHILNNILEELDEAPVVKMNTTRSRKTWYKYSIAASVAAVVFACTSYFLYNQNQKLAEENQVVVDEIFDLRSDIEQNNKMLDNVMRQLLKLNNPETEKYIINGNERAKELKTVAYINPKEKTSMIDVVSLPELPEEQCYQIWADIQGKMVSLGILNETDRKLMNIPYAEDALALNITIEPKGGNKIASLDKKVAEISLH; encoded by the coding sequence ATGAATGAGAAAATAACTACTTTTTTAAATTCTGGCCTTTTAGAAAAATATCTAATAGGTGAAACTACTTCTGCCGAAACAGAAATGGTTGAATCTTATATTTCGAAATTCCCAGAAGTACAGAATACGTACGACACCTTACAGCAAAACTTAGAGATTGTAGCTAAAAGTAATGCTGTTGAAGCTCCTAAACATATTTTAAATAATATTTTAGAAGAACTTGATGAAGCCCCTGTGGTGAAAATGAACACAACTAGAAGCAGAAAAACTTGGTATAAATACTCTATAGCCGCTAGTGTTGCTGCCGTTGTTTTTGCTTGTACATCATATTTCTTGTATAATCAAAATCAAAAACTAGCAGAGGAAAATCAGGTTGTTGTTGATGAAATTTTTGATTTACGTAGTGATATTGAACAAAACAATAAAATGTTAGACAATGTTATGCGTCAATTATTAAAGCTTAACAACCCAGAAACAGAGAAATATATCATTAACGGTAATGAAAGAGCTAAAGAATTAAAAACGGTAGCCTACATAAACCCTAAAGAAAAAACATCTATGATTGATGTAGTTTCTTTACCAGAATTACCAGAAGAACAATGCTATCAAATTTGGGCAGACATTCAAGGTAAAATGGTAAGCTTGGGTATTTTAAATGAAACCGATAGAAAGCTCATGAATATTCCTTATGCCGAAGACGCCTTAGCTTTAAATATAACTATTGAACCTAAAGGAGGTAATAAAATAGCTTCATTAGATAAAAAAGTAGCAGAAATTAGTTTGCACTAA
- a CDS encoding RNA polymerase sigma factor has product MITPIEKEIVNLLESGDKKAISLLYENYADALYGVIRKVITDEETAQDVLQESFVKIWRYAKKYDSSKAKLFTWLYRIAYNTAIDKVRSLKNKSGKEVQIETSVVYKFTADSINQDVLDIKKHLNTLDEKYQIVINALFFEGMTQQEASDELNIPLGTIKSRLKIGLRELKKIYNP; this is encoded by the coding sequence TTGATAACTCCTATTGAAAAAGAAATAGTAAATCTCCTAGAATCTGGCGATAAAAAAGCTATTTCTCTGTTATACGAAAATTATGCAGATGCTCTTTATGGAGTTATTAGAAAGGTAATTACAGACGAAGAAACAGCCCAAGATGTACTTCAAGAAAGCTTTGTAAAAATTTGGAGGTACGCAAAAAAATATGATTCTAGTAAAGCCAAATTATTTACTTGGCTCTACAGAATTGCTTATAATACGGCTATTGATAAAGTAAGGTCTTTAAAAAACAAAAGCGGTAAAGAAGTCCAAATAGAAACTTCTGTCGTATATAAATTTACAGCAGATAGTATTAATCAAGACGTTTTAGATATAAAAAAGCATCTAAACACCCTTGATGAAAAATATCAAATAGTAATTAATGCGCTCTTTTTTGAGGGTATGACACAGCAAGAAGCTAGTGATGAATTAAATATTCCGCTAGGTACTATAAAGTCGAGATTAAAAATTGGATTGCGTGAATTGAAAAAAATCTACAATCCTTAA
- the murB gene encoding UDP-N-acetylmuramate dehydrogenase, whose product MHIKQNISLKAYNTFGIDVNAKHFVSVSSIDELNKVITLENYPKKLILGGGSNMLLTSDFDGLVIHINLKGIEIISKDQESVIIKANAGENWHNFVLWCLKHDFGGIENLSLIPGNVGTAPIQNIGAYGVELKDTFVSCEAISLETKTLKTFNKEACNFGYRNSIFKNDAKGKHIITSVTFKLSTQNHKLNINYGAITSELENMGIKNPTIQNVSDAIITIRKSKLPDPKKIGNSGSFFKNPIIPKEVYNELRENFNDIPSYPVSETHVKVPAGWLIEKAGFKGKRFGNYGVHKNQALVLVNYGDAKGKDILQLSKLIQKTVKRIFNISIEAEVNIL is encoded by the coding sequence GTGCATATTAAACAAAACATATCATTAAAAGCCTATAATACTTTTGGCATTGATGTAAACGCTAAACATTTTGTTTCAGTTTCTAGTATTGACGAGCTAAACAAAGTCATAACACTAGAAAACTATCCAAAAAAATTAATACTTGGTGGTGGTAGCAATATGTTACTTACCAGTGATTTTGACGGACTTGTAATTCATATAAACTTAAAAGGAATTGAAATCATTTCTAAAGACCAGGAATCTGTAATAATTAAAGCTAATGCCGGCGAAAATTGGCATAACTTTGTTCTTTGGTGTTTAAAACATGACTTTGGTGGTATTGAAAACCTATCCCTTATTCCTGGTAATGTAGGTACCGCTCCTATACAAAATATTGGTGCTTATGGCGTAGAGTTAAAAGATACATTTGTGTCTTGTGAAGCTATATCTTTAGAAACTAAAACCCTAAAAACATTCAATAAAGAAGCTTGTAATTTTGGATATAGAAACTCCATTTTTAAAAATGACGCAAAAGGGAAACATATTATTACCAGTGTAACTTTTAAACTAAGTACACAAAATCATAAATTAAATATTAATTACGGAGCAATAACTTCTGAATTAGAAAATATGGGGATAAAAAACCCAACCATACAAAACGTTTCAGACGCTATTATCACTATTAGAAAAAGTAAATTACCAGACCCAAAAAAAATAGGCAATAGTGGTAGTTTCTTTAAAAACCCAATAATTCCTAAAGAAGTATATAATGAGTTACGTGAAAATTTTAATGATATTCCTAGTTATCCAGTTTCAGAAACTCATGTAAAAGTTCCTGCGGGTTGGCTTATTGAAAAAGCTGGTTTTAAAGGCAAGCGTTTTGGTAATTATGGTGTTCATAAAAATCAAGCCTTAGTACTCGTTAATTATGGTGATGCTAAAGGAAAAGATATATTACAACTCTCAAAACTAATTCAGAAAACTGTCAAGAGAATATTCAACATTTCTATTGAAGCAGAAGTAAATATCTTATAA